CGCACACGCGTAAACGCCGCTTCATCGGGCAGGCGCATGCTTGGCGCCATCCCGGCCAGGCTTTGCGCGCACCGTGCAAGGCCCTAAGCTAACCAATCCCCCAAACGAAAGATCGCCATGAGCCAGCTGCAATTGTTGATCGACACCGACCCGGGCGTGGATGACGCGCTCGCCATCCTGATGGCCCACGCGCACGCCGACGTGCTCGGCCTGACGATTGCGGCCGGCAACGTCGGACTCGGTCACACGGTTCGCAACGCGCGCACGTTGGTGGATCTGGTGGCGAAGCCGACGCCTGTGTTTCCCGGTTGCCCGACGCCGCTCGTGCGCCTGCCCGAGGAAGATGCCATGCACGTGCACGGCAGCGATGGCCTGGGCGATATCGGCTTTGCGGAGCCGGTCAGCCTTGCCGCCGCCGAACACGCGGTGCACGCGCTGATCCGCCTGACGCGCGAGCAGCCGGACCTCACCCTGGTGGCCCTGGGACCGCTGACCAATCTGGCGCTGGCCGTGCGATTGGATCCCACCCTGCCGCAGCGCGTGAAGCGTCTGGTCATCATGGGCGGTGCTGTCACCGGGCTTGGCAACACGGGGAAGATCCCCGCCGAGTTCAACATCGGCTTCGACCCCGAAGCGGCGCATGTGGTGTTCGAGGCCTTCCCGAAGTTCGATCTGGTCGACTGGGAAGTCGTGCTGCGCCACGCCTTTGACGACGAGGAATTCAACGGCTGGATCGCTGCCGGCGACAAGCGCGCGGTGTTCTTCGAGCAGGTGTTCGGCACGGCGCGTGCGTTCAATGCCAAGCGCGGGCGTCGCGGCGTGATTGCCGCCGATGCGCTGGCCATGGCGGTGGCGATCGATCCGGCCATCGTGACGCGCGCGGAAGAGCGCCATGTGGCGGTGGAAATGGACGGTCGCCTGACGCGCGGCGCGACGGTGGTGGACTGGACCGCCCGACTGGGCCAGCCGGCCAATGCACGCATCGTCATGGAGGTCGACCAGGCCCGTTTCGCAGCCATGGTGCGGCGGGCACTGGGAGCCTGAAGGGCCTGACCGGGCGGGGTTTTCCGGTCCAAGTCACTGACCGGCTTGCCAATGGGAGAGGGTTGTGGTTAAAATGCCGCTCTTTTCACCCACCGCTTTGAGTCAGTCATGAAGCCCGATATCCATCCGAATTATCGCCCGGTGGTGTTCCAGGACCTGTCGTCGGACTTCGCGTTCCTGACGCGTTCGACGATCGCCACCAAGGACACCGTCAAGTGGGAAGACGGTAACGAGTACCCGCTGATCAAGGTGGATATCTCGAGCCACTCCCATCCGTTCTACACCGGCAAGCAGAAGACGCTTGACACCGGCGGTCGCGTCGACAAGTTCCGCAAGCGCTACGCGCAGAAGTAATCGCGCGAACGCATCAGCTGTCACGCCGCGGCCACGTGGCGTAAGCATGCTTGATCGCACGGGGCGAGCCTAGGCTCGCCCCGTGCTTTTTTGCGTTCGCCATCCGACCATCCGCTAGGGCATGTTGGCTAGTCGATATGTGATAATGGGCGGCGAGGTGTCGCAGCCTTTCCCCATCCGCGACATCAACCCTACCTCGTCGGCCACCGCCCAAAGGCGAGACGCCGTCGATGACATTTCGTGAAGGAGGTTTTCCGTGTCCGATTCCAAGATCGTCAAGTTGGTGGATGAGTCGACCAACCGCAGCAGTGAACTGCCCCTGCTGAGCGGTACGCTCGGTCCCGCATGCATCGACATCGGAACGTTGTACAAGGACACGGGCCACTTCACCTATGACCCGGGCTACGGCAGCACCGCCAGCACCAAGAGCGCCATCACCTACATCGACGGTGACGAAGGCGTCCTGCTGTACCGCGGCTACCCGATCGAGCAGCTGGCCGAGAAGTCCAACTTCCTCGAGACCTCGTACCTGCTGCTGAACGGCGAACTGCCGACCCAGGCCCAGTTCACCAAGTTCGAGCACGACATCACGCATCACACGATGATGCACGAGTCCCTGAAGGACTTCTTCAAGGGCTTCCACCACGACGCGCACCCGATGGCCATGCTGGCCGCCTCGGTGGCGTCGCTGTCGGCCTTCTACCACGACGACATCGATGTCGATAACGCGGAAGACCGCAAGCTGGCTGCGATCCGCCTGATCGCCAAGATGCCGACGATTGCCGCTGCCTGCTACCGCTACTCCATCGGCTGGCCGTTCCGCTACCCGCGCAACAACCTCGAGTACGTCAACCGCTTCCTGCACATGATGTTCGAAGTGCCGAGCGAGCCGCTGGAAATGAACCCGGTGGCCGCCAAGGCGCTGGACCTGCTGTTCATCCTGCATGCCGACCACGAGCAGAACGCCTCCACCTCGACGGTGCGCCTGGTGGGCTCGACCGGTGCCAACCCGTACGCTTCCATCGCCGCGGGCATCACCGCGCTGTGGGGTCCGGCACACGGTGGCGCCAACGAAGCCGTGCTGAAGATGCTCGAAGAGATCGGCACCGCCGACAAGGTCGAGACCGCCGTCAAGCGCGCGAAGGACAAGAACGACAACTTCCGCCTGATGGGCTTCGGCCACCGCGTGTACAAGAACTTCGATCCGCGCGCCAAGATCATCCGCGAGATGTGCCACAAGGTGCTCAACGAGCTGGGCGTCAACGACCCGCTGCTCGACGTGGCCATGAAGCTGGAAGAAGCCGCGCTGAAGGACGACTACTTCGTCGAGCGCAAGCTCTACCCGAACGTCGACTTCTACTCGGGCATCATCTACAAGGCGCTGGGTATCCCGACCGAGATGTTCACGGTGATGTTCGCCATCGCCCGCACCTCGGGCTGGATCGCGCACTGGATCGAACAGCACGAAACCCCGGGAGCACGCATCGGCCGTCCGCGCCAGATCTACACCGGTGCCGACG
The nucleotide sequence above comes from Dyella telluris. Encoded proteins:
- a CDS encoding nucleoside hydrolase gives rise to the protein MSQLQLLIDTDPGVDDALAILMAHAHADVLGLTIAAGNVGLGHTVRNARTLVDLVAKPTPVFPGCPTPLVRLPEEDAMHVHGSDGLGDIGFAEPVSLAAAEHAVHALIRLTREQPDLTLVALGPLTNLALAVRLDPTLPQRVKRLVIMGGAVTGLGNTGKIPAEFNIGFDPEAAHVVFEAFPKFDLVDWEVVLRHAFDDEEFNGWIAAGDKRAVFFEQVFGTARAFNAKRGRRGVIAADALAMAVAIDPAIVTRAEERHVAVEMDGRLTRGATVVDWTARLGQPANARIVMEVDQARFAAMVRRALGA
- a CDS encoding type B 50S ribosomal protein L31 → MKPDIHPNYRPVVFQDLSSDFAFLTRSTIATKDTVKWEDGNEYPLIKVDISSHSHPFYTGKQKTLDTGGRVDKFRKRYAQK
- a CDS encoding citrate synthase, with amino-acid sequence MSDSKIVKLVDESTNRSSELPLLSGTLGPACIDIGTLYKDTGHFTYDPGYGSTASTKSAITYIDGDEGVLLYRGYPIEQLAEKSNFLETSYLLLNGELPTQAQFTKFEHDITHHTMMHESLKDFFKGFHHDAHPMAMLAASVASLSAFYHDDIDVDNAEDRKLAAIRLIAKMPTIAAACYRYSIGWPFRYPRNNLEYVNRFLHMMFEVPSEPLEMNPVAAKALDLLFILHADHEQNASTSTVRLVGSTGANPYASIAAGITALWGPAHGGANEAVLKMLEEIGTADKVETAVKRAKDKNDNFRLMGFGHRVYKNFDPRAKIIREMCHKVLNELGVNDPLLDVAMKLEEAALKDDYFVERKLYPNVDFYSGIIYKALGIPTEMFTVMFAIARTSGWIAHWIEQHETPGARIGRPRQIYTGADVRNYVSSDKR